Proteins from one Pseudomonas bijieensis genomic window:
- a CDS encoding response regulator transcription factor, whose protein sequence is MRLLLVEDHVPLADELMAGLTRQGYAVDWLADGRDAVYQGSSEPYDLIILDLGLPGVPGLEVLAQWRAGGLATPVLILTARGSWAERIEGLKAGADDYLTKPFHPEELHLRIQALLRRSHGQVNQPTLKSAGLHLDEGRQCVVRDGTDIQLTAAEFRLLRYFMLHPEQILSKSHLAEHLYDGETERDSNVLEVHVNHLRRKLGRSVIETRRGQGYLFGGQAQ, encoded by the coding sequence ACGAATTGATGGCGGGGCTGACACGACAGGGCTATGCCGTCGATTGGCTCGCCGATGGTCGCGATGCGGTGTACCAGGGCAGCAGTGAGCCCTACGACCTGATTATCCTCGACCTTGGCCTGCCGGGTGTGCCGGGGCTGGAGGTACTGGCCCAGTGGCGCGCCGGCGGCCTGGCCACACCGGTGCTGATCCTCACTGCCCGCGGGTCCTGGGCCGAGCGCATCGAAGGCCTCAAGGCCGGTGCCGACGATTACTTGACCAAACCTTTTCACCCCGAAGAACTGCACTTGCGGATCCAGGCGTTGCTGCGCCGTTCCCATGGTCAGGTCAACCAGCCGACGCTGAAGTCGGCCGGGCTGCACCTGGATGAAGGGCGACAATGCGTGGTCCGCGACGGCACCGACATCCAGCTCACGGCCGCCGAGTTTCGCCTGTTGCGCTATTTCATGCTGCATCCCGAGCAGATCCTTTCCAAAAGTCATCTTGCCGAACACCTGTACGACGGTGAGACCGAGCGCGACTCCAACGTGCTGGAAGTCCACGTCAATCACCTGCGACGCAAGCTGGGACGCAGCGTCATCGAAACCCGTCGCGGCCAGGGCTACCTGTTCGGCGGGCAGGCGCAGTGA
- a CDS encoding sensor histidine kinase, with protein MRSIQRRLSLGLIGVMVVVGLVLAQTSLWLFELGLQRYLEAGLRNDSENLLVALVRGPQGLQLDERRLSPAYQRPFSGHYFRIDFADVHWRSRSLWDQELPRLDHPGLHSNLQLGPEGQKLLVLRTDYRRLGQAISISVAQDYTPVRDSFRRMQQVSLGLGLAGLLLILLLQRITVRRALRPLDRAREQIAQLQRGQRSQLDEQVPRELEPLVTQINHLLAHTEDSLKRSRNALGNLGHALKTPLAVLQSLASNEKLDPYPELRKLLLEQLEQVRQRLNRELNRARLSGDALPGAHLDCDAELPGLLATLNMIHGEHLHLSYVAPPGLHLPWDREDLLELLGNLLDNACKWADAEVRLTMTETAEGFSLAVEDDGPGIPKDRRDQVFSRGTRLDEQTDGHGLGLGIVRDIVDTWGGLLALDDSEWGGLKVVIELPKR; from the coding sequence GTGAGATCCATCCAGCGACGCCTGAGCCTGGGCCTGATCGGTGTGATGGTGGTGGTCGGCCTGGTGCTGGCGCAGACCAGCCTGTGGCTGTTCGAACTGGGCTTGCAGCGTTATCTGGAAGCGGGCCTGCGCAACGACAGCGAGAACCTGCTGGTGGCCCTGGTGCGCGGCCCGCAGGGTTTGCAATTGGATGAGCGACGTTTGTCGCCGGCCTATCAGCGACCTTTTTCCGGACATTATTTCCGCATCGATTTTGCCGATGTGCACTGGCGCTCCCGTTCCCTGTGGGACCAGGAATTGCCCCGGCTCGACCACCCGGGCCTGCACAGCAACCTGCAACTGGGCCCCGAGGGCCAGAAGCTGCTGGTGCTGCGTACCGACTATCGGCGGCTCGGCCAGGCGATTTCCATCAGCGTGGCCCAGGACTACACGCCGGTGCGTGACAGTTTCCGAAGGATGCAGCAGGTTAGCCTCGGGCTCGGGTTGGCGGGGCTGCTGCTGATCCTGTTGCTGCAACGCATCACCGTGCGCCGCGCCTTGCGTCCGCTGGACCGGGCCCGGGAGCAGATTGCCCAGTTGCAGCGCGGGCAGCGTTCGCAACTCGACGAACAGGTGCCACGGGAGCTGGAGCCGCTGGTGACACAAATCAACCATCTGCTGGCCCACACCGAAGACAGCCTCAAGCGTTCACGCAACGCCCTGGGCAACCTCGGCCATGCCTTGAAAACCCCGCTGGCAGTGCTGCAAAGCCTGGCTTCGAACGAAAAGCTCGACCCGTATCCCGAGTTGCGCAAGCTGTTGCTCGAGCAATTGGAGCAGGTCCGGCAGCGCTTGAACCGCGAACTCAACCGCGCCCGCCTGTCCGGCGATGCCTTGCCCGGCGCGCATCTGGACTGCGACGCCGAACTGCCAGGATTGCTGGCCACGTTGAACATGATCCACGGCGAACACCTGCACCTGAGCTATGTCGCCCCGCCAGGCCTGCACTTGCCCTGGGACCGTGAGGACCTGCTGGAATTGCTCGGCAACCTGCTGGACAACGCCTGCAAATGGGCCGACGCCGAGGTACGCCTGACCATGACCGAAACAGCCGAGGGCTTCAGCCTGGCCGTGGAGGACGACGGCCCGGGCATCCCCAAGGACCGCCGCGACCAGGTGTTCAGCCGGGGCACGCGGCTGGACGAACAGACCGATGGACACGGCCTGGGCCTGGGCATCGTGCGGGACATCGTCGACACCTGGGGCGGCCTGCTGGCGTTGGACGACAGTGAATGGGGTGGGTTGAAGGTGGTGATCGAATTGCCCAAGCGCTGA
- a CDS encoding Na+/H+ antiporter family protein, with protein MNAVIAAVGVMLVLSLSRVHVVIALIIGALVGGLTGGLGIEATLKAFNAGLGGGATVALSYALLGAFAVAIAKSGMAHALADKALALVDRQDAAGGSGVKWVLIGLLGTVAVASQNILPIHIAFIPLLVPPLLYVLTKLQLDRRLIACVMTFGLITPYMFLPVGFGNIFLNEILLANIARSGVDVSGINVTHAMGIPALGMVFGLLLSLFSYRKKRVYDLKKIARVEQVAVRYNPLSLMVAGFAVAAAFAVQLLVDSMIIGALVGFLIFSLSGVVRWRETDDLFTEGMKMMAMIGFIMIAASGFAEVMKATGEVQSLVETSAAWIGHNKGIGALMMLLVGLLVTMGIGSSFSTVPILATIFVPLCLQLGFSPLAIVCIVGTAGALGDAGSPASDSTLGPTSGLNIDGQHHHIWDTVVPTFIHYNLPLLVFGWVAAMVL; from the coding sequence ATAAATGCAGTAATTGCTGCGGTAGGCGTCATGCTGGTACTCAGCCTGTCCCGCGTGCATGTGGTGATCGCGCTGATTATCGGCGCGTTGGTGGGTGGCCTGACAGGCGGCCTGGGGATCGAGGCGACGCTCAAGGCGTTCAATGCCGGCCTGGGTGGCGGTGCGACGGTGGCGTTGTCCTATGCCTTGCTCGGAGCCTTCGCCGTGGCGATTGCCAAGTCCGGCATGGCCCATGCCTTGGCCGACAAGGCCCTGGCCCTTGTGGATCGCCAGGACGCCGCTGGCGGCTCGGGCGTCAAGTGGGTCCTGATCGGTCTGCTGGGAACGGTCGCGGTCGCCTCCCAGAACATTTTGCCGATCCATATTGCCTTCATCCCGCTGCTGGTGCCGCCACTTCTCTATGTGCTGACCAAGTTGCAGTTGGACCGCCGGTTGATCGCCTGCGTCATGACCTTCGGCCTGATCACGCCCTACATGTTCCTGCCGGTGGGCTTCGGCAATATCTTCCTCAACGAAATCCTGCTGGCCAACATCGCCCGCAGCGGCGTGGACGTCAGCGGCATCAACGTTACCCACGCCATGGGCATTCCGGCGCTGGGCATGGTGTTCGGCTTGCTGTTGTCGTTGTTCTCCTACCGCAAGAAACGCGTCTACGACCTGAAGAAAATTGCCCGGGTCGAGCAAGTGGCCGTGCGCTACAACCCGCTGAGCCTGATGGTGGCCGGGTTTGCGGTGGCGGCGGCGTTCGCGGTGCAGCTACTGGTGGACTCGATGATCATCGGCGCCCTGGTCGGGTTCCTGATTTTCTCGCTCTCGGGAGTGGTGCGCTGGCGCGAAACCGACGACCTGTTCACCGAAGGCATGAAAATGATGGCGATGATTGGCTTCATCATGATCGCCGCCTCGGGGTTCGCCGAAGTGATGAAGGCCACCGGTGAAGTCCAGAGCCTGGTGGAAACCTCGGCGGCCTGGATCGGCCACAACAAGGGCATCGGTGCGCTGATGATGTTGTTGGTGGGGCTGCTGGTGACCATGGGCATCGGCTCGTCGTTTTCCACGGTGCCGATCCTGGCGACGATTTTCGTGCCGCTGTGCCTGCAACTGGGCTTCAGCCCGCTGGCGATCGTCTGCATCGTCGGCACCGCCGGCGCCCTGGGCGATGCCGGTTCGCCCGCCTCGGACTCGACCCTGGGCCCGACCTCCGGCCTGAACATCGACGGCCAGCACCATCACATCTGGGACACCGTGGTCCCGACCTTCATCCACTACAACCTGCCGTTGCTGGTGTTTGGCTGGGTGGCGGCGATGGTGTTGTAA
- a CDS encoding methyl-accepting chemotaxis protein, which translates to MRLSLKAKVLSLAILPVLLSAVIISLTTAFILKEQAGKEVQQTRERLLSEAKATLQNYVAVGLTAIKPLYDAAAAGDNETRAQAIKLLSNISYGKDGYFFGYDSETIRLFKANSPDGVGKSFKDNRDPNGVYVNRDLVKVAKDGTHYLEYSSPLPGSKDLVPKLGYTEYLPKWDLAVGSSVNLDGIEAQVALVEAKVHDRLQGVILSIVGIAAVVLLVIAVVGLVLANTILRPLHLMKDNLDDIAAGEGDLTRRLAITSQDELGQLAGSFNRFVDKIHGLVRQITDMTSQLTGLVTQVSEQAQRSEQAMERQRHETDQVATAINEMSSAAQEVARSAQGAAVAAQQTDEEGQSAKRVVAGSIQQIHALVNDIRSSGVSLDSLQQDVASIVSVLGVIRSIAEQTNLLALNAAIEAARAGEAGRGFAVVADEVRALASRTQQSTQEIQGMIDRLQSGTHAAVEAMRRSSEAGDGTSERANEAGASLDTMAQLIGTINSMNAQIASAAEEQTAVAEEINRSVHQIAVAVDSVADETQLGAQTSRSLADLGQRLGQLVGQFRI; encoded by the coding sequence ATGCGCCTGAGCCTGAAGGCTAAAGTCCTGTCCCTTGCGATACTGCCGGTATTGCTGTCCGCCGTGATCATCAGCCTGACCACGGCTTTCATCTTGAAGGAACAAGCTGGCAAAGAAGTCCAGCAGACTCGCGAACGCCTGCTCAGCGAGGCCAAGGCCACGCTGCAGAACTACGTGGCGGTGGGCCTTACCGCCATCAAGCCGCTGTACGATGCCGCAGCTGCGGGCGATAACGAGACACGCGCCCAGGCGATCAAGCTGCTGTCGAATATCAGTTACGGCAAGGACGGTTATTTCTTCGGCTACGACTCCGAGACCATTCGTCTGTTCAAGGCCAACAGCCCCGATGGCGTGGGCAAGAGTTTCAAGGACAACCGCGACCCGAACGGTGTCTACGTCAACCGTGACCTGGTGAAAGTCGCCAAGGACGGGACGCATTATCTGGAATACAGCTCGCCGCTGCCCGGTAGCAAGGACCTGGTGCCCAAGCTCGGCTACACCGAATACCTGCCCAAGTGGGACCTGGCGGTCGGTAGCTCGGTCAACCTGGACGGCATCGAAGCCCAGGTGGCGCTGGTGGAAGCCAAGGTCCACGATCGCCTGCAAGGCGTGATCTTGAGCATCGTCGGGATCGCCGCGGTGGTGTTGCTGGTGATTGCGGTGGTGGGCCTGGTGCTCGCCAATACGATCCTGCGTCCCCTGCACCTGATGAAAGACAACCTCGACGACATCGCCGCGGGTGAGGGCGACCTGACCCGTCGTCTGGCCATCACCAGCCAGGACGAACTCGGTCAGTTGGCCGGTTCGTTCAACCGCTTCGTCGACAAGATCCACGGCCTGGTGCGGCAGATCACCGACATGACCTCGCAACTGACCGGCCTGGTGACGCAAGTCTCCGAACAGGCCCAGCGCTCCGAGCAGGCCATGGAGCGCCAGCGCCACGAAACCGATCAGGTCGCCACGGCGATCAACGAGATGTCCTCGGCTGCCCAGGAAGTCGCCCGCAGTGCCCAGGGCGCCGCTGTCGCGGCCCAGCAGACCGACGAGGAAGGGCAGTCGGCCAAGCGCGTGGTGGCTGGCAGCATCCAGCAGATTCATGCGTTGGTGAACGATATTCGTAGCAGCGGCGTGTCCCTGGACAGCTTGCAGCAGGACGTGGCCTCGATTGTCAGTGTGCTCGGGGTGATTCGTTCGATCGCCGAGCAGACCAACCTGCTGGCCCTCAACGCCGCCATCGAGGCCGCGCGTGCCGGGGAAGCGGGGCGTGGCTTCGCCGTGGTGGCCGATGAAGTACGGGCCCTGGCCAGCCGGACCCAGCAGAGCACTCAGGAAATCCAGGGCATGATCGACCGCCTGCAATCAGGCACCCATGCGGCGGTGGAAGCGATGCGCCGTTCCAGTGAGGCCGGCGATGGCACTTCGGAACGGGCCAACGAGGCGGGTGCTTCCCTGGACACCATGGCGCAGTTGATCGGCACCATCAATTCGATGAACGCCCAGATCGCCAGCGCTGCCGAGGAACAGACCGCAGTGGCCGAAGAAATCAACCGCAGCGTGCATCAGATCGCTGTGGCGGTGGACAGTGTCGCCGACGAAACCCAACTCGGCGCCCAGACTTCCCGCAGCCTGGCCGACCTGGGCCAGCGCCTGGGCCAACTGGTGGGGCAGTTCCGGATCTGA
- a CDS encoding AI-2E family transporter: MNRKMLQNKAQMLLLVLVTVAFIWILLPFYGAVFWAVILGIVFAPMQRRLQLRFGWHRNVTSLFTLSICVVSAILPVIIISTLLVQEGAALYKSLESGELDIADYLARFKDALPPYFQHLLDRFGLGNLNGLRDKIVKSAMQGSEFFATQAFSFGQGTFQFLVSFFVMIYLLFFFLRDGPELVRKVRTAVPLGEHQKRRLQLKFNRVVRATVKGNLLVAISQGALGGLIFWILGIPTVLPWAVLMAFLSLLPAVGAGIVWAPVAVYFLLSGAIWQGVVLTLFGVFVIGLVDNFLRPILVGKDTKMPDYMVLVSTLGGLAVFGLNGFVIGPLIAALFMSCWALFVESTPRVQLP, from the coding sequence ATGAATCGAAAGATGCTGCAAAACAAAGCCCAGATGCTGCTCCTGGTGCTGGTCACGGTCGCCTTCATCTGGATCCTGCTGCCATTTTACGGCGCGGTGTTCTGGGCGGTGATCCTGGGCATCGTCTTTGCCCCGATGCAGCGCCGCCTGCAGTTGAGGTTCGGCTGGCACCGCAATGTCACCTCGTTGTTCACGTTGAGCATCTGTGTGGTCAGCGCGATCCTGCCGGTGATCATCATCAGTACGTTATTGGTCCAGGAGGGCGCGGCGCTGTACAAGAGCCTGGAGAGCGGAGAGCTGGACATTGCCGATTACCTGGCCCGCTTCAAGGATGCCTTGCCGCCGTACTTCCAGCACCTGCTGGACCGCTTCGGCCTGGGCAACCTGAATGGCTTGCGCGACAAGATCGTCAAGAGTGCGATGCAGGGCAGCGAGTTCTTCGCCACCCAGGCCTTCAGTTTCGGCCAGGGCACGTTCCAGTTCCTGGTCAGCTTCTTCGTGATGATCTATCTGCTGTTCTTCTTTCTGCGCGACGGTCCGGAATTGGTGCGCAAAGTGCGCACGGCTGTTCCATTGGGGGAACATCAAAAACGCCGCCTGCAGTTGAAATTCAATCGGGTGGTGCGGGCCACGGTGAAAGGCAATCTGCTGGTCGCCATCAGCCAAGGTGCGCTGGGTGGGCTGATCTTCTGGATCCTGGGAATCCCGACGGTATTGCCGTGGGCGGTACTGATGGCGTTCCTGTCACTGTTGCCAGCCGTGGGGGCGGGCATTGTCTGGGCGCCGGTTGCGGTGTATTTCCTGCTTTCCGGGGCGATCTGGCAGGGTGTGGTGCTGACGCTGTTCGGGGTATTCGTGATCGGTCTGGTGGACAACTTCCTGCGTCCGATCCTGGTGGGCAAGGACACCAAGATGCCCGACTACATGGTGCTGGTCTCGACACTGGGCGGGCTGGCGGTGTTCGGGCTGAACGGTTTCGTGATCGGACCACTGATCGCCGCGCTGTTCATGTCGTGCTGGGCGTTGTTCGTCGAAAGCACGCCGCGTGTACAGTTGCCCTAG
- a CDS encoding amino acid aminotransferase, translating into MSLFSAVELAPRDPILGLNEAFNADTRTNKVNLGVGVYCNEEGRIPLLRAVVEAETARVAQHVSRGYLPIDGIAAYDQAVQTLLFGKDSPLIASGRVITTQAVGGTGALKIGADFLKQLLPDAVVAISDPSWENHRALFETAGFPVQNYRYYDAATHDVNRSGLLEDLNALPDRSIVVLHACCHNPTGVDLSPQDWKDVLAVVKAKNHVPFLDMAYQGFGDGIDEDAAAVRLFAESGLTFFASSSFSKSFSLYGERVGALSIVSESKEESARVLSQVKRVIRTNYSNPPTHGASIVAAVLNSPELRAQWEAELAEMRLRIRGMRNQMVDMLAKAAPQHDFSFVARQSGMFSYSGLTVEQVTRLRNEFGIYALDTGRICVAALNQNNIDAVTKAIVQVI; encoded by the coding sequence ATGAGCCTGTTTTCCGCTGTCGAATTGGCACCCCGCGACCCCATCCTGGGCCTCAACGAAGCTTTCAACGCCGACACCCGTACCAATAAGGTCAACCTGGGCGTGGGTGTTTACTGCAACGAGGAGGGGCGCATTCCACTCCTGCGCGCGGTTGTCGAAGCCGAGACGGCTCGCGTGGCTCAGCACGTTTCCCGTGGTTACCTGCCGATCGACGGTATCGCCGCCTACGACCAGGCGGTCCAGACTTTGCTGTTCGGCAAGGATTCGCCACTGATCGCCTCCGGCCGCGTCATCACCACCCAGGCCGTGGGCGGAACCGGCGCCCTGAAGATCGGTGCCGACTTCCTCAAGCAACTGCTGCCTGACGCCGTCGTCGCCATCAGCGACCCAAGCTGGGAAAACCACCGCGCGCTGTTCGAAACCGCCGGCTTCCCGGTGCAGAACTATCGCTACTACGACGCCGCCACCCACGACGTGAACCGCAGCGGTCTGCTGGAAGACCTCAACGCCCTGCCCGACCGCTCGATCGTTGTGCTGCACGCCTGCTGCCACAACCCGACTGGCGTGGACCTGAGCCCGCAAGACTGGAAAGACGTACTGGCCGTGGTCAAGGCCAAGAATCACGTACCGTTCCTGGACATGGCCTACCAGGGCTTTGGCGACGGCATCGACGAAGACGCAGCGGCCGTGCGCCTGTTCGCCGAATCGGGCCTGACCTTCTTCGCCTCCAGCTCGTTCTCCAAGTCGTTCTCGCTGTACGGCGAGCGCGTCGGCGCATTGTCGATCGTCAGCGAATCAAAAGAAGAAAGTGCTCGCGTGCTGTCCCAGGTCAAGCGCGTGATCCGCACCAACTACTCCAACCCGCCAACCCACGGCGCCAGCATCGTCGCCGCCGTACTCAACAGCCCGGAGCTGCGCGCGCAGTGGGAAGCCGAACTGGCCGAAATGCGCCTGCGGATTCGCGGCATGCGCAACCAGATGGTCGACATGCTGGCCAAGGCCGCCCCGCAGCACGACTTCAGTTTCGTCGCACGCCAGAGCGGGATGTTCTCCTACTCCGGCCTGACCGTTGAACAAGTGACGCGCCTGCGCAACGAGTTCGGCATCTATGCCCTGGACACCGGGCGCATCTGCGTGGCTGCGTTGAACCAGAACAACATCGATGCGGTGACCAAGGCCATCGTTCAGGTGATCTGA